A genomic region of Aspergillus oryzae RIB40 DNA, chromosome 1 contains the following coding sequences:
- a CDS encoding fungal specific transcription factor domain-containing protein (predicted protein): protein MRLVNVCDGSKLRLTRYAAQITEGHFLKLGSDTTLPTIHESGNHLPSCRLDERSTHESTLSLDQPNQGSIPSSGDNPLPSPRDSLQIDCWTFEGRAFPLQTPRISYPFLELAPALWHIYTDNVAPLLPLLQRPSTRNLLLLGTQSKQSMTQNKKALILSILFVAVVSMSPAKCGMVLKESRDSVVRYLKSEVKQALSDARFLTTTSLTCMQGLVLFLIGLYAENEQHDFWSMTALVLHRAKGMNVHRDGAHFGLTPLRAEMRRRLWWMICLLGVYSCEDHARETRINEEMYDVRLPLNVNDDDLFPGMQALPPERKGGTELTFCLLRFETISILHSASSTPGSSFNDIKEVSNDDRLCKVQKIRQYLDETYLKHCDQNIPIFWVGAAVTRLIMAKACLSAYHQILDLDNGTPQPPLIGEKLIQLAVEMLQLDYQLRDHPVIFQWGWHLRSCTQWHGMAVALSAQYLYPASSVSAGHASQLAMLERQDSLEYVQCCCS from the coding sequence ATGCGTCTAGTCAATGTATGTGATGGTTCTAAGTTGAGACTAACGAGGTATGCTGCTCAAATAACTGAAGGTCATTTTCTTAAACTAGGTAGTGACACTACCTTGCCCACTATTCACGAATCTGGCAACCATCTTCCGAGCTGCCGACTAGATGAACGCTCCACACATGAGAGCACGTTGAGCCTGGATCAGCCTAATCAGGGATCAATCCCGTCCTCTGGAGACAATCCGTTGCCCTCTCCTCGAGATTCTTTGCAGATAGACTGTTGGACCTTTGAAGGTCGAGCTTTTCCTCTCCAAACTCCAAGGATATCATATCCCTTCCTGGAGTTGGCGCCTGCCCTCTGGCATATCTATACAGACAATGTCGCTCCACTCTTGCCTTTGCTCCAAAGACCAAGCACGAGGAACTTGCTCTTGCTGGGAACACAATCCAAACAATCAATGACACAGAATAAGAAAGCGTTAATTCTCTCAATACTCTTTGTTGCTGTGGTCAGCATGTCCCCGGCGAAATGTGGCATGGTGCTTAAAGAAAGCCGTGACAGTGTGGTGCGGTACCTGAAGAGCGAAGTAAAACAGGCGTTATCAGACGCGAGGTTTCTCACTACTACGAGTCTCACATGCATGCAAGGTCTTGTGCTCTTTCTGATCGGATTGTATGCAGAGAACGAACAGCACGATTTCTGGTCTATGACAGCACTTGTCCTACATCGCGCTAAAGGAATGAATGTGCATAGGGATGGAGCTCACTTTGGATTGACTCCATTACGTGCCGAAATGCGCCGACGTTTATGGTGGATGATATGCTTGTTGGGTGTTTACTCCTGCGAGGACCATGCAAGAGAGACTAGAATTAACGAAGAGATGTATGATGTGCGACTTCCCTTAAACGTCAATGACGACGACCTATTCCCTGGAATGCAGGCGCTTCCACCAGAGCGAAAGGGAGGAACAGAGTTGACTTTCTGTTTATTGCGCTTCGAGACGATTAGTATCCTTCACTCAGCCAGCTCTACACCTGGGTCCTCATTTAACGATATAAAGGAAGTTTCGAACGACGACCGCCTCTGTAAAGTCCAGAAAATTCGTCAGTATCTGGACGAAACATATCTCAAGCACTGCGATCAGAATATACCTATTTTCTGGGTTGGCGCTGCTGTGACTCGTCTAATTATGGCCAAGGCCTGTCTATCTGCGTACCATCAAATACTCGACTTGGACAATGGAACCCCCCAGCCTCCACTTATTGGAGAGAAACTGATCCAGCTTGCAGTTGAGATGCTTCAGCTGGATTACCAACTTCGCGACCACCCAGTAATCTTCCAATGGGGGTGGCACCTGAGGTCTTGCACGCAATGGCATGGGATGGCTGTCGCATTATCAGCACAGTATTTGTATCCAGCTAGCTCTGTCAGCGCAGGCCATGCGTCGCAGTTAGCGATGTTAGAAAGACAAGATAGTCTCGAGTATGTGCAATGTTGCTGTTCCTAG
- a CDS encoding SDR family oxidoreductase (predicted protein), whose translation MHEYLSLTCIRGATRGIGRATAIHLAKRGASILGTCSSETSMHNIESLSSEITEYYRGTGCDAPKIVGVAANVLSLETPGIVAEAVEKHFNSKIHILVNNAAYDELREMGKLDDEYVRKVLMGNTHTLVMLVEALYTRSMIQPDSRIINMSSVSGRKIPFPAMYLVGATKATMEALTRSWADIFGKDPKTLGTTVNALLIGATATEALFREATPELKNMGLSAVQSGSAVCGGMGLPEDIANIAGLLASEKARWITGSVVCANGGSVHVM comes from the exons ATGCATGAATATTTATCACTGACTTGTATCAGGGGAGCGACTCGTGGAATCGGTCGAGCCACGGCCATCCACCTTGCGAAGCGAGGAGCTTCAATCTTGGGGACCTGTTCTTCCGAGACTTCGATGCACAATATCGAAAGTCTTTCTTCTGAGATTACTGAGTATTACCGGGGAACTGGCTGTGATGCACCAAAGATCGTTGGCGTTGCCGCCAATGTCCTATCTCTCGAGACGCCTGGCATCGTCGCAGAAGCTGTGGAGAAGCACTTTAACTCTAAGATACATATACTCGTGAACAATGCGGCGTATGATGAGCTTCGAGAAATGGGTAAGCTGGACGATGAATACGTACGAAAGGTCCTGATGGGAAACACACACACTTTGGTGATGCTCGTCGAAGCACTCTATACACGGAGTATGATTCAGCCGGATTCAAGGATTATCAATATGTCCAGCGTGTCAGGTCGAAAGATACCGTTTCC CGCTATGTACCTCGTTGGTGCAACGAAGGCCACTATGGAAGCACTGACCCGGTCGTGGGCTGATATATTCGGAAAAGATCCTAAAACGCTAGGTACTACGGTTAACGCGCTCCTAATTGGTGCGACAGCTACAGAGGCTTTGTTCAGAGAAGCTACGCCTGAGCTGAAGAATATGGGACTCTCTGCCGTCCAGTCTGGCTCAGCTGTTTGTGGCGGAATGGGACTACCTGAGGATATTGCCAATATCGCGGGTTTGCTAGCCAGTGAGAAGGCACGATGGATTACAGGAAGCGTGGTCTGCGCCAATGGTGGTAGTGTCCATGTTATGTAA
- a CDS encoding acetoacetate decarboxylase family protein (predicted protein), with translation MPFGQLSISNRGIPQHDPPYSDATPVFDDVTVLTIQYRTSFKSISHLIPDVIEVENEPLVTATLLNYGAGPAGPFLEFIHTVEAKYLGKSYDFCLSLILDNEMAVLAGREPCGFPKRLGQLSLTTRSSNRATGYVERPVGQKLVEPFLNLRVIPSPVTGAPASLKELVPSNFETRPVEVWEGVGKLTFPENCLQAEAINKIEIVRYESATLGYGSACILHPSEEVFQL, from the exons ATGCCTTTCGGACAGCTTTCTATTAGCAATAGGGGTATCCCGCAGCATGACCCTCCCTACAGTGACGCTACTCCTGTATTCGACGACGTTACAGTCTTGACTATACAATACCGAACATCTTTCAAGAGCATCAGCCACCTTATTCCGGATGTGATCGAAGTTGAGAACGAGCCCCTAGTGACTGCTACTTTACTTAATTATGGTGCTGGCCCTGCTGGGCCTTTTCTTGAATTTATTCATACTGTTGAGGCCAAATATCTCGGCAAATCCTATGATTTCTGCCTGTCTCTGATTCTTGACAATGAGATGGCTGTCCTTGCGGGCAGAGAGCCATGTGGATTTCCCAAACGACTGGGTCAACTCTCCCTGACAACGCGCTCATCAAACAGAGCTACAGGATATGTTGAGCGACCAGTTGGACAGAAGCTGGTAGA GCCATTTTTGAACCTCCGTGTCATTCCCTCGCCTGTTACAGGCGCTCCAGCGTCACTTAAGGAGTTGGTGCCTTCCAATTTTGAGACCAGGCCGGTCGAGGTTTGGGAGGGGGTGGGAAAGTTGACATTCCCCGAGAATTGTCTCCAGGCTGAAGCTATAAACAAGATCGAGATTGTCCGATATGAATCCGCAACGTTGGGATATGGCTCGGCTTGTATATTACACCCTTCCGAGGAAGTTTTCCAACTGTGA
- a CDS encoding uncharacterized protein (predicted protein) yields MSPELGRLGISDAEFNLLRSSIEDSMKGQGNPSLGGHIIKPLEHAKCLGSNSLECEDKDMILLWTFLTYQEALVPGGFLFLEDVVEDAVEEPGAMARPGEALASDDNSLAARCSGGFAPPRQ; encoded by the exons ATGAGCCCAGAGCTGGGTAGGTTGGGCATCTCAGATGCGGAGTTCAACTTACTCAGATCAAGCATTGAAGACTCCATGAAAGGTCAAGGCAACCCTTCTCTAGGAGGTCACATCATAAAACCCCTGGAACACGCCAAATGTCTCGGATCAAACTCGCTTGAGTGTGAAGATAAGGACATGATTTTGTTGTGGACATTCCTCACCTATCAGGAAGCACTGGTTCCGGGGGgattcttgttcttggaggaCGTGGTTGAGGATGCAGTTGAAGAGCCCGGTGCGATGGCAAGACCTGGCGAGGCACTCGCGTCGGATGACAactct TTGGCCGCAAGGTGCTCCGGCGGCTTCGCCCCTCCACGGCAATAA
- a CDS encoding uncharacterized protein (predicted protein), translated as MGSMADGQRQNVALTGAREGLIIVRHAEIGKYSSVAAQSWVKLRIERATPTLATPVEYTPLEERVDEGHVEHDLNHLARMLPHKDDTLIRLRRKLRKYEDGL; from the exons ATGGGGTCCATGGCAGATGGACAACGGCAAAACGTTGCGCTCACTGGGGCACGTGAAGGTCTTATCATTGTGAGACATGCGGAGATTGGTAAATACTCTTCGGTGGCGGCGCAATCTTGGGTCAAGCTT AGGATTGAACGAGCCACCCCGACCCTTGCTACACCCGTCGAATATACACCACTTGAGGAAAGGGTCGACGAAGGACACGTCGAACATGATCTGAATC ATTTAGCGAGGATGCTGCCACACAAGGATGATACGCTTATCAGGCTAAGACGAAAGTTACGGAAGTATGAGGATGGACTTTGA
- a CDS encoding velvet factor family protein (predicted protein) translates to MSFTGSKFQLIIRQQPTRARVAGVKEKDRKPVDPQPIVQFQVIERGNYLAQHYLQSPYYFMCCSLFDPLNDVPVPVPPSTALTGTLVSSLHRLKDEDNSEGGFFVFSDLSVKLEGSFRLKFTLFEMGEGSASHLASIISDRFTVARPKDFLGMTEATSLSRLFADQGVKLKLRKKSRAGIKRSLQQVEEYPRPAPRRSPDYSSIQIPGNPSTGYSGAVAGVYQDYSYYTGPVKRQCMSLDYTNRGTYNDGRTYPIEAHPQSPAQPTNQPRAYTTPILQGHVGVRNYAMSDGIPPFSQVPESL, encoded by the coding sequence ATGTCGTTCACGGGCTCTAAATTCCAATTAATCATCCGCCAGCAGCCTACACGGGCACGCGTAGCTggtgtgaaagagaaagaccGCAAGCCGGTCGATCCCCAACCGATAGTGCAGTTCCAGGTGATAGAGCGAGGAAATTACCTCGCGCAACACTATCTGCAGAGTCCCTACTATTTCATGTGCTGCAGCTTGTTCGATCCCTTAAATGACGTCCCAGTTCCTGTACCGCCATCCACGGCTTTGACAGGTACTTTGGTCTCGTCACTCCACCGACTGAAGGACGAGGACAATAGCGAAGGgggcttctttgtctttaGCGACTTGTCTGTGAAACTCGAGGGAAGCTTTCGGCTGAAGTTCACACTTTTTGAAATGGGAGAGGGTAGCGCCTCTCATTTGGCGTCCATCATCTCAGACCGCTTCACCGTGGCTCGCCCGAAGGACTTCCTTGGGATGACAGAGGCAACCTCCCTGTCTAGACTATTCGCAGACCAGGGAGTGAAATTAAAGCTTCGGAAAAAGTCACGGGCAGGCATAAAGCGGTCACTCCAACAAGTGGAGGAGTATCCCCGACCGGCTCCTCGCCGTTCTCCGGATTATTCTTCGATCCAGATACCAGGGAATCCCTCTACGGGTTATTCAGGAGCTGTAGCTGGAGTATATCAAGACTACAGCTATTATACAGGCCCGGTTAAGCGGCAGTGCATGTCGCTCGATTATACTAACCGAGGGACCTATAACGACGGGCGAACGTACCCAATAGAAGCCCATCCACAGAGCCCAGCTCAGCCGACAAACCAACCACGGGCCTATACAACTCCTATATTGCAAGGCCACGTGGGCGTTAGAAATTACGCCATGTCGGACGGTATTCCGCCCTTTTCCC